The following are encoded in a window of Congzhengia minquanensis genomic DNA:
- a CDS encoding Nif3-like dinuclear metal center hexameric protein — protein MVKLTDIIDFLNLTAPPHLAESYDNVGLLIGEKEKEIRKVLVTLDTDEIVAIDAREKQADLVLSHHPLIFRPLGRITGEDAVSRTVLSLIKDDIALFSMHTNFDSVKCGLGDLFLDKIAETQNRVPIEGDGENGIGRIADVKGELVFSKLLDRIKTEFHIKSLRYIGPENKQIRKIAVVNGGGADYIYEAKKLGADCFVSGDMKYHQARFAYENDLALVEVPHYQAEIIFCGYVKQLLENRFGSELEVLVTDKNTDIWKQLDELVIDTET, from the coding sequence ATGGTAAAATTAACGGACATTATAGACTTTTTAAATCTGACTGCGCCGCCGCACCTGGCGGAAAGCTATGATAACGTCGGGCTGTTAATTGGAGAGAAAGAAAAAGAAATTCGGAAGGTGCTTGTTACCTTAGACACAGACGAGATTGTGGCCATTGACGCCCGGGAAAAACAGGCGGATTTGGTTTTGTCCCACCATCCGCTGATCTTTAGGCCGCTGGGCAGGATAACGGGTGAGGACGCGGTCTCACGGACAGTTTTGTCGCTGATTAAAGACGACATTGCGCTTTTTTCCATGCACACCAATTTTGACAGCGTAAAATGTGGGCTGGGCGATTTGTTTTTAGACAAAATCGCCGAAACACAAAACCGCGTTCCCATAGAGGGAGACGGTGAAAACGGCATTGGAAGAATTGCAGATGTAAAAGGCGAGCTTGTTTTTTCTAAACTTTTGGACAGAATAAAAACAGAGTTTCATATTAAGTCTTTGCGTTACATTGGCCCGGAAAACAAACAAATCCGCAAAATTGCGGTGGTTAACGGCGGCGGGGCAGATTATATTTATGAGGCAAAGAAGCTGGGTGCGGACTGTTTCGTGTCCGGCGACATGAAATATCACCAGGCACGGTTTGCTTATGAAAACGATTTGGCCCTGGTGGAGGTTCCCCATTACCAGGCTGAAATCATTTTTTGTGGGTATGTAAAACAGCTTTTGGAAAACCGGTTCGGCAGTGAGCTGGAGGTTTTGGTGACAGATAAAAACACAGACATCTGGAAACAGCTGGATGAACTTGTAATTGACACAGAAACGTGA
- a CDS encoding phenylpyruvate tautomerase MIF-related protein encodes MPYIGTKTTKTLTEEKKAALAKRFGTAITTIPGKSEAHLMLGFEGDATMYFGGKTGEPMAFVEVKLFGTSDREHLTMLTKQICDILKEELGIDGANTYVKYEEVAHWGWNGSNF; translated from the coding sequence ATGCCATATATTGGGACAAAGACAACGAAGACGCTTACAGAGGAGAAAAAAGCCGCTCTTGCAAAACGGTTTGGAACGGCCATTACCACCATTCCCGGAAAGTCTGAGGCACATTTGATGCTGGGCTTTGAAGGAGACGCCACCATGTATTTCGGAGGAAAAACCGGCGAACCTATGGCCTTTGTGGAAGTGAAGCTGTTCGGAACGTCTGACCGGGAGCATTTAACAATGCTTACAAAACAAATTTGCGATATATTAAAGGAAGAACTGGGCATCGACGGCGCAAACACCTATGTGAAATATGAAGAAGTTGCCCACTGGGGTTGGAACGGAAGCAACTTTTAA
- a CDS encoding aminotransferase class I/II-fold pyridoxal phosphate-dependent enzyme: MNYDSVLSDVVKTIEPSGIRKFFDLASDMEGVISLGVGEPDFVTPWHIRNEGVYALEKGKTHYTANAGFLELRKEISNYIERNTQVSYDPKGEVLVTVGGSEAIDLAIRSIVNPGDEVLIPEPCFVCYKPCTILAGGVPVPIVTKVEDKFKLTAKQLKDAITPRTKMLILPYPNNPTGGIMTKSDLEEIAAVLRDTNIIILTDEIYSELTYGRKHTSIISIDGMAERTIYVNGFSKSYAMTGWRLGYVAAPKEIMQQMLKIHQFAIMCSPTTSQYAAIEALKKGDEDIKKMREEYDYRRRVIVDGFRNIGLSCFEPEGAFYVFPDIRSTKMTSSDFCEALLNKERVAVIPGSAFGASGEGFIRCSYAYSISSINDALSRIERFLKSL, from the coding sequence ATGAACTACGACAGCGTTTTGTCTGACGTGGTGAAAACCATTGAGCCATCGGGCATTAGAAAATTTTTCGACCTTGCCAGCGACATGGAGGGGGTTATCTCCTTAGGCGTTGGCGAGCCGGATTTTGTCACCCCCTGGCATATCCGAAATGAAGGCGTTTACGCCCTGGAAAAAGGGAAAACTCACTACACAGCCAATGCCGGTTTTTTGGAACTGAGAAAAGAAATTTCAAACTATATTGAGCGTAACACCCAGGTGAGTTACGACCCCAAAGGCGAAGTTTTGGTCACGGTGGGCGGCAGCGAGGCTATTGATCTTGCAATCCGTTCTATTGTTAACCCAGGTGATGAGGTGCTTATTCCCGAGCCCTGTTTTGTGTGCTACAAGCCCTGCACCATTTTAGCCGGCGGTGTTCCGGTGCCAATTGTGACAAAGGTGGAGGATAAATTTAAGCTCACTGCAAAACAGCTGAAAGACGCCATTACCCCCAGAACCAAAATGCTGATTTTGCCCTATCCCAACAACCCAACAGGCGGCATTATGACAAAATCGGACTTAGAGGAAATTGCGGCTGTTTTAAGAGATACCAATATCATCATTTTAACAGACGAAATTTATTCCGAGCTTACTTATGGGAGAAAACACACCTCCATCATTTCTATTGACGGCATGGCAGAGCGCACCATTTATGTGAACGGATTTTCCAAAAGTTATGCCATGACAGGATGGCGTCTGGGTTATGTTGCCGCGCCTAAGGAAATTATGCAGCAAATGCTTAAAATTCATCAGTTCGCTATTATGTGCTCGCCGACTACCAGCCAATATGCGGCTATTGAGGCCCTGAAGAAGGGGGATGAGGACATAAAGAAAATGCGGGAGGAATACGATTACAGAAGAAGGGTAATTGTAGACGGATTTCGGAACATTGGCCTGTCCTGCTTCGAACCGGAGGGAGCTTTTTATGTGTTTCCCGACATTCGGAGCACGAAAATGACCTCATCTGATTTTTGCGAGGCCCTTTTAAACAAAGAAAGGGTTGCCGTAATTCCCGGTTCTGCCTTTGGCGCAAGCGGCGAAGGGTTCATCCGCTGTTCCTACGCATATTCCATTTCCAGCATCAATGACGCTTTAAGCAGAATTGAGCGGTTTTTAAAATCGCTTTAA
- a CDS encoding tRNA (adenine(22)-N(1))-methyltransferase, whose protein sequence is MDINKMMTPRLMSAAGFVSCGATVADVGTDHAYIPIWLVKNGVCPGAVAMDINQGPILRAEENIRKFGLETKIRTKLSDGLAALEPNEADTVVIAGMGGILINQILENAAHLYSSIKHYVLQPMTAIEETRKFLEQNGFFIQDECLAKEENKIYTIMSVVRGQMRIEKEIHYYIGEKLIENRDPLLSELLDGKMYELGRAIASLQFAKGEEAAQKQEWFLFLRNEMNKIKEACTLW, encoded by the coding sequence ATGGATATTAACAAAATGATGACGCCCAGGCTCATGTCCGCGGCTGGGTTTGTTTCCTGCGGCGCAACAGTGGCCGACGTGGGGACAGACCATGCCTATATTCCCATCTGGCTTGTAAAGAACGGCGTTTGCCCGGGTGCTGTGGCAATGGATATTAACCAGGGTCCGATTTTGCGGGCAGAAGAAAATATCAGGAAATTTGGCTTAGAAACAAAAATCCGTACCAAACTGTCTGACGGGCTGGCGGCGCTGGAGCCGAATGAGGCGGACACGGTGGTGATTGCCGGAATGGGCGGAATTTTAATTAACCAGATTTTAGAGAATGCAGCGCATCTTTATTCCTCAATAAAACACTATGTTCTCCAGCCGATGACGGCCATTGAAGAAACCAGAAAGTTTTTAGAGCAAAATGGATTCTTCATTCAAGACGAGTGTCTGGCGAAGGAAGAGAACAAAATATATACCATTATGTCAGTTGTCCGGGGACAAATGAGAATTGAAAAGGAAATTCATTATTACATAGGGGAAAAATTAATAGAAAACCGTGATCCGCTGCTTTCGGAGTTATTAGACGGAAAGATGTATGAGTTAGGCCGTGCAATTGCTTCATTACAATTTGCCAAAGGTGAGGAAGCAGCCCAAAAGCAGGAATGGTTTTTGTTTTTGCGAAATGAAATGAATAAAATTAAGGAGGCCTGCACGTTATGGTAA
- a CDS encoding Arc family DNA-binding protein, producing MRWPTEVRNRVKPVAWCNCRAV from the coding sequence TTGAGGTGGCCTACTGAGGTACGAAACAGGGTGAAACCTGTTGCTTGGTGCAACTGCCGTGCGGTTTAG
- the trmL gene encoding tRNA (uridine(34)/cytosine(34)/5-carboxymethylaminomethyluridine(34)-2'-O)-methyltransferase TrmL, translating into MAMNIVLVEPEIPQNTGNIARTCKATGSILHIVKPMGFAIDDKKLKRAGLDYWHELDIRYYENLTDFFEKCPGTYYFCTTKAGKRHSDQTFQDGDFLVFGKETHGLPEPLLKEHYENCIRIPMAEGARSLNLSNSVAIVLYEALRQLNFLTLKEEGVLTGRPD; encoded by the coding sequence ATGGCAATGAACATTGTGCTCGTTGAACCTGAAATTCCCCAAAACACTGGAAACATTGCAAGAACCTGCAAGGCAACGGGCAGCATTTTGCATATCGTAAAGCCAATGGGCTTTGCGATTGACGATAAAAAGCTAAAGCGCGCCGGGTTAGACTACTGGCACGAATTAGACATTCGATATTATGAAAATTTAACGGACTTTTTTGAAAAATGCCCGGGAACATATTATTTCTGCACCACAAAGGCCGGCAAACGCCACAGCGACCAAACATTTCAAGACGGGGACTTCCTTGTTTTCGGCAAAGAAACCCACGGCCTGCCGGAACCGCTGTTAAAGGAACACTATGAAAACTGCATCCGCATCCCCATGGCGGAGGGCGCAAGGTCGTTAAACCTTTCTAACTCTGTGGCAATTGTGCTTTATGAAGCGCTGCGGCAGCTGAACTTTCTGACATTGAAAGAGGAGGGGGTTCTTACGGGCAGGCCCGATTAG
- a CDS encoding polyprenyl synthetase family protein: MDFLEALEAKIVEVNKSLHKYLEEKDSPQATIYKAMNYSLHAGGKRIRPVLALACAEVLEAETDKVMPFACAIEMIHTYSLIHDDLPCMDNDDLRRGKPTNHKVYGEAIATLAGDGLLNLAFETILKQSQVSPNMTLAALSLIADSAGVEGMIGGQVIDIESEGKTIDAITLMTMHLHKTAALIMASAKVGALLGGGGREDLIVMEEFARYLGIAFQIKDDILDVAGSAENLGKTTGKDNASQKSTFVTIYGLEQSEKMLVDYTNKAVDALSKYGAKAEFLINLSKFLLDRDR, encoded by the coding sequence TTGGATTTTTTAGAAGCGTTAGAAGCCAAAATTGTTGAAGTGAATAAAAGTCTGCATAAATACCTTGAGGAGAAAGACAGTCCTCAGGCAACTATCTATAAGGCAATGAACTACAGTCTGCACGCTGGCGGCAAACGTATCCGTCCCGTGCTTGCGCTGGCATGCGCCGAGGTTTTAGAAGCGGAGACGGATAAGGTTATGCCCTTTGCCTGTGCCATTGAAATGATACATACCTATTCCTTAATCCACGACGATTTGCCGTGCATGGATAACGACGACCTGCGCCGGGGCAAGCCCACCAACCACAAGGTTTACGGCGAAGCAATTGCAACTCTGGCAGGGGACGGGCTTTTAAATTTGGCATTTGAAACTATTTTAAAGCAGTCCCAGGTTTCGCCCAATATGACGCTGGCGGCACTCTCCTTAATTGCAGACAGCGCAGGCGTGGAGGGCATGATTGGCGGACAGGTGATTGACATTGAGTCTGAGGGTAAAACCATCGACGCAATTACGCTGATGACCATGCACCTGCACAAAACGGCGGCGCTGATTATGGCGTCTGCGAAGGTGGGGGCGCTGCTTGGCGGTGGCGGCAGGGAAGACCTGATTGTAATGGAGGAGTTTGCGCGGTATTTGGGCATTGCTTTCCAAATTAAAGACGATATTTTAGACGTGGCGGGCAGCGCCGAAAACCTGGGCAAAACAACGGGCAAGGACAATGCAAGCCAAAAATCGACCTTTGTTACAATCTATGGCTTGGAGCAGTCTGAAAAAATGCTTGTGGACTATACCAACAAGGCGGTCGACGCTTTGTCAAAATACGGTGCTAAGGCAGAATTTTTAATCAATCTTTCAAAATTTTTGTTAGACCGTGACAGATAA
- a CDS encoding Lrp/AsnC family transcriptional regulator, with amino-acid sequence MIGDKERILKLIERDVHATPEEIAVMIGKDKAYVQEILDECVQNQTILGQKTIIDWEKTERELVSAIIELKVTPQRGSGFDRISERIYQYDEISSVYLVSGGFDIAVIVEGKTVKEVALFVAEKLAPMDEVISTATHFILKKYKAEGVILNNKMEDDREVITL; translated from the coding sequence ATGATAGGTGACAAGGAACGGATTTTAAAACTGATTGAACGGGACGTGCATGCAACCCCGGAAGAAATTGCGGTGATGATTGGCAAGGACAAAGCTTATGTTCAGGAAATTTTGGACGAATGTGTGCAAAATCAAACAATTTTGGGTCAGAAAACCATTATCGACTGGGAGAAAACTGAGCGGGAACTGGTTTCGGCCATTATTGAACTTAAGGTTACGCCCCAGCGAGGTTCGGGCTTTGACCGCATTTCAGAGCGCATTTACCAGTATGACGAAATTTCGTCGGTTTACCTTGTTTCAGGCGGATTTGACATTGCAGTAATTGTTGAGGGCAAAACGGTTAAGGAAGTCGCGTTGTTTGTCGCGGAAAAGCTCGCCCCTATGGACGAGGTTATCAGCACAGCCACCCACTTTATTTTAAAGAAATATAAGGCGGAGGGCGTTATTTTAAACAACAAGATGGAAGACGACCGCGAGGTGATTACACTATGA
- the xseB gene encoding exodeoxyribonuclease VII small subunit: protein MPKAKTFEESITELEQIVTLLESGDAPLDEAVALFEKGMKLSAKCHDQLDKAEQKVKLLTENEEGTVKTTDFNSGEDS, encoded by the coding sequence ATGCCTAAGGCAAAAACCTTTGAAGAGTCAATCACAGAACTAGAGCAAATTGTAACCCTTTTAGAAAGCGGCGACGCTCCGTTAGACGAAGCGGTGGCTCTGTTTGAAAAGGGAATGAAACTCTCTGCAAAATGCCACGACCAGCTTGACAAGGCCGAGCAAAAGGTAAAGCTTTTAACAGAGAATGAAGAAGGAACTGTTAAAACAACAGATTTTAACAGCGGGGAGGACAGTTAA
- a CDS encoding DNA-3-methyladenine glycosylase family protein, translated as MKKQVVLKNLCSFEPQHIFECGQCFRWEREEDGSYTVVARNRVINVCKEKGFIVFRNVTEEEFHDIWRGYFDLDTDYGQIKKTLSEHDRFLKDATEYGSGIRILNQDLWECVVSFIISANNNIPRIQGIIQRLCQQFGDRLSYGGKTYFTFPGPERIVGDLSFLRAGYREHYIKNACETFLSSNFSDIAALDTDSARKKLLTISGVGPKVADCILLFGLERREVFPVDVWVKRCLNSLYGEAMKTKTPREFAVEAFGPLAGFAQQYLFYYMRNAGFDKTGGMKHA; from the coding sequence ATGAAAAAACAAGTTGTGCTGAAAAACCTTTGCAGCTTTGAACCGCAGCATATTTTTGAATGTGGACAGTGCTTTCGCTGGGAAAGGGAGGAAGACGGCAGTTACACCGTTGTTGCCCGAAACCGCGTGATAAACGTTTGCAAAGAAAAGGGATTTATCGTTTTTCGTAATGTGACGGAAGAAGAATTTCATGATATTTGGCGTGGCTATTTCGACCTTGATACCGATTATGGTCAAATTAAGAAAACGCTTTCGGAACATGACAGATTTTTAAAGGATGCCACAGAATATGGCAGTGGTATCCGGATTTTAAACCAGGATTTGTGGGAATGTGTGGTATCGTTTATCATATCCGCCAACAACAATATTCCGCGGATTCAGGGAATCATTCAAAGGCTTTGCCAGCAGTTTGGAGATCGTTTAAGTTACGGCGGGAAAACCTATTTTACGTTTCCCGGACCGGAGAGGATTGTAGGCGATTTATCCTTTTTAAGGGCTGGCTACCGCGAACACTACATAAAAAATGCCTGTGAAACCTTTTTAAGCAGCAATTTTTCAGATATCGCAGCGCTTGACACAGACAGCGCTAGAAAGAAGCTGCTCACCATAAGCGGAGTGGGGCCTAAAGTGGCGGACTGCATTTTGCTGTTCGGCTTAGAACGGCGGGAGGTCTTTCCCGTTGACGTTTGGGTCAAACGCTGTTTAAACAGCCTGTACGGCGAAGCCATGAAAACAAAAACGCCCCGGGAGTTCGCGGTGGAGGCCTTCGGACCACTTGCGGGCTTTGCACAGCAATATTTGTTTTATTATATGCGTAATGCGGGATTTGACAAAACGGGAGGAATGAAACATGCCTAA
- the yihA gene encoding ribosome biogenesis GTP-binding protein YihA/YsxC, with the protein MKVNIHNARFLLSGVKKEHYPVSTMPEVAFAGRSNVGKSSMINKILNRKNFARVSATPGKTATINFYDIDKKLMLVDLPGYGYAAASKGERKALSDIINEYLTERKQLVQLILLVDSRHKPTEDDRRMMDTIKSAGGMAVVIATKTDKLSKRELEENLDRIIETLNLSDGDILLPFSTKTAESAENFWDYIYDYILFDLDDEEGE; encoded by the coding sequence ATGAAAGTGAATATACACAACGCGCGCTTTTTGCTGTCCGGTGTGAAAAAGGAGCACTACCCAGTGTCGACCATGCCCGAGGTTGCCTTTGCGGGCAGGTCGAACGTTGGGAAATCCTCCATGATTAACAAAATTCTAAACCGCAAAAACTTTGCAAGGGTCAGCGCCACGCCGGGTAAAACTGCAACCATTAACTTCTACGACATTGACAAAAAGCTAATGCTGGTGGACTTGCCGGGCTATGGCTATGCTGCCGCCAGCAAGGGAGAGCGGAAGGCGCTGAGCGACATTATAAACGAATATTTAACCGAGCGCAAGCAGCTGGTGCAGTTGATTTTGCTGGTGGACTCCCGCCACAAACCCACTGAGGACGACCGTCGCATGATGGATACCATTAAAAGTGCCGGCGGCATGGCGGTGGTAATCGCAACGAAAACCGACAAGCTTTCCAAGCGGGAGCTGGAAGAAAATCTTGACCGTATAATTGAAACATTAAACCTTTCAGACGGCGACATTTTGCTGCCGTTTTCCACAAAGACAGCTGAAAGTGCAGAAAATTTCTGGGACTATATCTATGACTATATTTTGTTCGACTTAGACGACGAAGAAGGGGAGTAA
- the lon gene encoding endopeptidase La, giving the protein MNQVIMKQTQALPMIVVRGLVVFPNTLLHFDMAREKSILALENAMVNKQLAFVTMQKDITIENPAPEDIETMGTICKITQVVKMPNNTVRVLVEGLKRAKISEILKTKPYFVSLVDEIEPEEFDEEELENEALKRKLIDEFMNYREFNRKVSGEFLFTQQNTDDTSRLADNLASNLPLKLSDKQEILNTVDVKTRVENLISLLIRETEIAKIDSVIDKKVKSNIDKNQREYFLREQMKVIQEELGDKEGVELEAEEYKQKLSELDLPEAVREKCDKELERFMKMSYSNPESNVIRTYLTWVCDLPWNNVTKDTLSIKKAKAVLAKDHYGLEKVKERILEFLAVKQITGTMAGPILCLVGPPGVGKTSIAKSIAESMGRTYVRISLGGIRDEADIRGHRRTYIGSMPGRIITALKQAGTNNPLMLFDEIDKMGSDYKGDPSAALLEVLDAEQNTKFRDHFMEIDFDLSNILFIATANTLDTIPRPLLDRMEIIELPGYTSEEKFHIAKRHLLPKQLKKHGLKNDNISINDGAIRTVIEHYTREAGVRTLERKIANICRKAALLLVDDPETKVRVTARNMEEFLGKHLFEREQASKKDEVGIVTGLAWTQVGGDTLSVEVNVMQGTGNLELTGQLGDVMKESAKAAVSFVRANAENLDIDGEFYQNRDIHIHVPEGATPKDGPSAGITIATALTSALSGKKVKHDVAMTGEITIRGRVLPIGGLREKTLAAYRAGIKTIIIPWENKKDIDELEPVVKENIDIKPVHDMNEVLHIALA; this is encoded by the coding sequence ATGAATCAGGTAATCATGAAGCAGACGCAAGCTTTGCCAATGATTGTTGTCCGCGGCCTTGTGGTGTTCCCAAATACGCTTCTTCATTTTGATATGGCCCGGGAAAAATCCATTTTAGCATTGGAAAATGCAATGGTGAACAAACAGTTGGCATTTGTGACGATGCAAAAAGATATAACAATAGAAAACCCTGCGCCGGAGGACATTGAAACAATGGGCACCATTTGTAAAATTACCCAGGTGGTAAAAATGCCCAACAATACGGTGCGCGTTTTAGTGGAAGGGTTAAAACGGGCTAAAATCAGCGAAATTTTGAAAACAAAGCCATATTTTGTGTCTTTGGTGGATGAAATTGAGCCCGAGGAATTTGACGAAGAAGAACTGGAGAACGAGGCCTTAAAAAGAAAGCTCATTGACGAGTTTATGAACTACCGCGAGTTTAACCGCAAGGTGAGCGGTGAGTTTTTGTTTACCCAGCAAAACACCGATGACACGTCCCGTCTGGCGGACAACTTAGCGTCGAATTTGCCATTGAAGCTTTCCGATAAACAGGAAATTTTAAACACGGTGGACGTGAAAACCCGTGTAGAAAACTTAATTTCGCTTTTAATCCGCGAAACGGAAATTGCAAAAATCGACAGCGTAATTGATAAAAAAGTAAAAAGCAATATTGATAAAAACCAGCGGGAATATTTTTTAAGAGAACAGATGAAGGTCATTCAGGAGGAACTGGGCGACAAAGAGGGCGTTGAGCTGGAGGCGGAGGAGTATAAACAAAAGCTTTCAGAATTAGACCTGCCGGAAGCTGTACGCGAAAAGTGCGACAAAGAACTGGAACGGTTTATGAAAATGTCCTACAGCAACCCGGAGTCTAATGTAATTCGCACCTATCTTACTTGGGTTTGCGATCTGCCCTGGAACAACGTTACGAAAGACACACTTAGCATAAAAAAAGCGAAAGCTGTACTGGCAAAAGACCACTATGGATTAGAAAAGGTGAAAGAGCGCATTTTGGAATTTCTGGCGGTGAAACAAATTACCGGCACCATGGCCGGCCCGATTTTGTGTCTTGTGGGCCCTCCGGGTGTGGGTAAAACGTCCATTGCGAAATCCATTGCTGAGAGCATGGGAAGAACCTATGTGCGCATTTCCTTAGGCGGCATCCGCGACGAGGCGGACATACGCGGCCACAGAAGAACGTATATCGGTTCTATGCCAGGCAGAATTATAACGGCTTTAAAACAGGCAGGAACCAACAATCCACTTATGCTGTTCGATGAAATCGACAAAATGGGGTCGGACTATAAAGGCGACCCTTCGGCTGCGCTTTTAGAGGTGTTAGACGCTGAGCAGAACACAAAGTTTCGCGACCATTTCATGGAAATTGATTTCGACCTGTCTAACATACTGTTCATCGCTACGGCTAACACGTTAGACACCATTCCCCGTCCTCTTTTGGACAGAATGGAAATTATTGAGCTTCCGGGCTATACGTCGGAAGAAAAGTTTCACATAGCGAAACGCCACCTTTTGCCGAAACAGCTGAAAAAGCACGGACTTAAGAACGACAACATCAGTATAAACGACGGCGCAATCCGCACCGTGATTGAACACTATACCCGGGAGGCAGGCGTTCGTACGCTGGAGCGTAAAATTGCAAACATTTGCAGAAAAGCTGCGCTGTTATTAGTGGACGATCCCGAAACAAAAGTACGTGTAACGGCGAGAAACATGGAAGAATTTCTTGGCAAACATCTTTTCGAGCGGGAACAGGCATCCAAAAAGGACGAGGTAGGCATTGTTACCGGCCTGGCCTGGACGCAGGTGGGCGGTGACACGCTTTCTGTTGAAGTGAACGTTATGCAGGGCACGGGAAACTTAGAGCTAACCGGCCAGCTGGGCGACGTGATGAAAGAGTCGGCCAAAGCCGCTGTAAGCTTCGTGCGGGCTAACGCCGAGAATTTAGATATTGACGGGGAGTTTTATCAAAACCGGGATATTCATATTCATGTGCCGGAGGGCGCCACGCCGAAAGACGGCCCGTCTGCCGGAATTACCATTGCAACGGCCTTAACGTCGGCCTTGTCCGGCAAAAAGGTGAAGCACGATGTTGCCATGACCGGCGAAATCACTATCCGCGGCAGGGTGCTGCCCATTGGCGGCCTGCGGGAGAAAACTCTGGCGGCCTACCGCGCCGGCATAAAAACCATTATTATCCCCTGGGAAAACAAAAAGGATATTGACGAATTAGAGCCGGTCGTGAAAGAAAACATTGACATTAAACCCGTACACGACATGAATGAAGTGCTGCACATAGCGCTCGCCTGA
- a CDS encoding divergent PAP2 family protein encodes MWLKELLANEILIAAIIGWFSAQVIKFLLVLIEDKRINFERLVGSGGMPSSHTSFVTALTAAVALNEGLSSSLFAVCVVFSFVVMYDASGVRRAAGEQAALLNRLVENFGREKLEVTGERLKELVGHSPLEVIAGAALGIAVAIVTHNIF; translated from the coding sequence GTGTGGTTAAAAGAACTTCTGGCAAACGAAATTTTGATTGCAGCGATCATCGGCTGGTTCAGCGCCCAGGTTATTAAATTTTTGCTGGTGTTGATTGAGGACAAAAGAATTAACTTTGAGCGCCTGGTAGGCTCCGGCGGCATGCCCAGCTCACACACCTCGTTCGTCACCGCTTTAACGGCAGCAGTGGCATTAAATGAGGGCTTATCGTCGTCTTTATTCGCAGTTTGCGTAGTGTTTTCGTTTGTGGTGATGTACGATGCCTCCGGTGTGCGGCGCGCTGCAGGCGAACAGGCTGCGCTGTTAAATCGGCTGGTGGAAAACTTTGGCAGGGAAAAGCTTGAGGTTACAGGAGAACGGTTGAAAGAGCTTGTGGGGCACTCGCCCTTAGAGGTAATTGCCGGCGCGGCGCTGGGAATTGCAGTGGCAATTGTCACTCACAACATATTTTAA